The following are from one region of the Odontesthes bonariensis isolate fOdoBon6 chromosome 16, fOdoBon6.hap1, whole genome shotgun sequence genome:
- the c2cd2l gene encoding phospholipid transfer protein C2CD2L isoform X2: MELQELSWLCLVGLFLASLLIVLRWLVQYWLTVLRLWKSRKTAKEARRETAWQQQQQVFLKQPLQSQAGGVWGFLLSLRSGKDGGPASEAGVKGLLTSLFSFKSFREHWQRTWVNALNKQACRHGSSLQITFDSTLQLTAASEIESVTCTDQSANQMVLHCKCRVDTLTFPVTVTQQSPAAVSMDTYQITTAPMVAKVVVRLEEVEDEGLLISWTLSKQPSFSLTVSPCKQKRRGADGEADPDTIKGMVEDTLFSTQPAMVLNLKTCVSSPLSPVDHLSVGLNSAAQSVLVRRLLLRQLRVTLNKGQWSRSGELCCVLNLDQPSAERKTHFLPAPTNPNAALEWREEISLELGPETKELRIRLLERTGMREQFLPGHASIALNVQCKIPTGQKSLSISPGHGLAPNATITTELLYMETEEPRSSQNALLLRSSVTPTKKVDVDRTIMPDGTIVTTVTTVQSRLKLDRSPGDSPMRSPSKVEVTEKKATVLSDGSGSSPNPSQTAIRQLTESASKAARKTPTKRSTLIISGVSKVPLTEDNCALSSSYAAAMDAAMHGNHYRAGHHQDPDETTPSDVSERPSVEDVESDTGSAGALETRSLKDHKVGFLQSGTKLLFRRRHREKESCLSQSHEDISNMGNNFAAAAPSISRKKSGSFSRRIIKRFSFRSSGKSKGKAPASNGGASSVDN, translated from the exons ATGGAGCTCCAGGAGTTGAGCTGGCTGTGTTTGGTGGGTCTTTTCTTAGCCTCCTTGCTCATTGTGCTCAGATGGCTGGTCCAGTACTGGCTGACTGTACTGCGTCTGTGGAAATCCAGGAAGACTGCCAAGGAAGCCAGAAGAGAGACAgcctggcagcagcagcagcaggtcttcCTCAAACAACCCCTCCAGAGCCAGGCTGGGGGCGTGTGGGGCTTCCTGCTGAGTCTCCGCTCAGGCAAGGATGGAGGACCCGCATCTGAAGCTGGAGTTAAAGGCTTGTTGACCTCTCTGTTCTCATTCAAGTCCTTCAGGGAGCACTGGCAGAGAACCTGGGTCAACGCGCTGAACAAGCAGGCTTGCAGGCATGGG AGCTCCCTCCAGATAACTTTTGACAGCACTCTCCAGTTAACCGCTGCCTCTGAGATAGAAAGTGTGACCTGCACTGACCAATCAGCAAACCAAATG gttttacactgtaaatgtCGAGTGGACACTCTGACATTTCCTGTGACGGTCACCCAGCAGTCACCAGCGGCCGTTTCCATGGACACCTATCAGATCACTACAGCACCAATGGTGGCAAAG GTGGTGGTGCgcctggaggaggtggaggacgaGGGTCTGCTGATATCCTGGACTCTTTCCAAGCAGCCATCGTTTTCTCTGACCGTGTCCCCGTGCAAGCAGAAGAGACGG GGCGCTGATGGAGAGGCAGACCCGGACACGATCAAAGGAATGGTAGAAGATACTCTTTTCAGCACTCAGCCAGCCATGGTCCTCAACCTCAAGACTTGTGTGTCCAGTCCTTTG TCCCCAGTGGACCATCTCTCAGTAGGACTGAACTCTGCAGCACAGAGTGTCTTGGTGAGACGGCTCCTCCTCCGGCAGCTCAGGGTGACTTTAAACAAAG GCCAGTGGTCCAGATCAGGGGAGCTGTGCTGTGTCCTGAACTTGGACCAACCCTCTGCAGAGAGGAAAACCCACTTCCTGCCTGCGCCCACCAACCCCAATGCTGCCCTCGAATGGAGAGAAGAAATATCTCT AGAGCTGGGCCCAGAGACCAAAGAGCTCAGAATAAGGCTTCTGGAGCGGACTGGAATGAGAGAAC AGTTTCTTCCGGGTCACGCCTCCATCGCCTTGAACGTCCAATGCAAAATCCCAACGGGACAGAAAAGCCTGTCCATAAGCCCCGGCCACGGCTTGGCACCAAACGCTACCATCACTACTGAG CTGCTCTACATGGAAACCGAGGAGCCTCGCAGTTCCCAGAATGCTTTACTGCTCCGCTCCTCAGTCACCCCCACCAAGAAAGTCGATGTCGACCGAACCATCATGCCAGACGGAACCATCGTCACTACGGTCACGACTGTTCAGTCTCGCCTCAAACTGGACCGCAGCCCAG GTGACTCCCCCATGCGTTCCCCATCTAAAGTAGAGGTGACTGAGAAGAAAGCCACCGTCCTGTCTGACGGCAGCGGCAGCAGCCCCAACCCGAGCC AGACGGCCATTCGGCAGCTGACGGAGTCTGCATCCAAAGCGGCGCGGAAAACGCCAACGAAAAGGAGCACGCTGATCATCTCCGGTGTGTCAAAG GTTCCACTCACAGAGGATAACTGTGCGTTATCCAGCAGCTATGCGGCAGCCATGGACGCAGCCATGCATGGCAACCATTACAGGGCGGGCCACCACCAGGACCCAGATGAAACCACACCTTCTGACGTGTCTGAGCGTCCTTCTGTGGAAGATGTGGAGTCGGATACTGGTTCTGCTGGTGCCTTGGAAACACGCAGCCTCAAGGATCATAAGG TGGGCTTCCTACAGAGCGGCACAAAGCTGCTGTTCCGCAGGAGGCATCGAGAGAAGGAGTCCTGCCTCAGCCAGTCCCACGAGGACATCTCCAACATGGGCAACAACTTCGCCGCCGCCGCCCCAAGCATCAGCCGTAAAAAGTCTGGCAGCTTCTCCCGTCGTATCATCAAGCGCTTCTCTTTCCGCTCGTCGGGCAAATCAAAGGGCAAAGCTCCTGCCAGCAATGGAGGAGCGAGCTCTGTGGATAACTGA
- the h2ax gene encoding histone H2AX, which yields MSGRGKTGAKARAKAKTRSSRAGLQFPVGRVHRLLRKGNYAERVGAGAPVYLAAVLEYLTAEILELAGNAARDNKKTRIIPRHLQLAVRNDEELNKLLGGVTIAQGGVLPNIQAVLLPKKTGQAAPSSGKAGKKASSQSQEY from the coding sequence ATGTCTGGAAGAGGCAAAACTGGAGCAAAGGCCCGTGCCAAGGCTAAGACTCGTAGCTCCCGTGCCGGTCTGCAGTTCCCCGTGGGCCGTGTCCACCGTCTGCTACGCAAGGGGAACTACGCTGAAAGAGTAGGCGCCGGAGCCCCGGTCTACCTGGCCGCTGTTCTCGAGTACCTCACGGCTGAGATCCTGGAGTTGGCCGGCAACGCTGCCAGGGACAACAAGAAGACCCGTATTATCCCTCGCCACCTTCAGTTGGCCGTTCGCAACGACGAGGAGCTGAACAAACTACTCGGCGGTGTAACCATCGCCCAGGgcggtgtcctgcccaacatccaggccgTCCTGCTGCCCAAGAAGACCGGCCAGGCTGCTCCGAGCTCCGGCAAGGCGGGAAAGAAGGCCTCCTCTCAGTCTCAGGAGTATTAG
- the dpagt1 gene encoding UDP-N-acetylglucosamine--dolichyl-phosphate N-acetylglucosaminephosphotransferase: protein MPENMTPIPILPLIINCFMSAFGCMMTLKLIPAFKDHFISARLYGMDLNKTIKKEVPESQGVISGTVFLIILFCFIPVPFLSCFVGDQCMGFPHDEFVQLIGALLAICCMIFLGFADDVLNLRWRHKLLLPTMASLPLLMVYFTNFGNTVIVVPKPFRALLGLHLDLGILYYVYMGMLAVFCTNAINILAGINGIESGQALFISGSIIIFNLLELSGDYRDDHVFSLYFMIPFFFTTLALFYHNWYPSSVFVGDTFCYFAGMTFAVVGILGHFSKTMLLFFIPQVVNFVYSLPQLFHVIPCPRHRLPRLNPDTGKLGMSYSKFKMKDLSKLGQLILKVAELLKLLEVRRAQEGDDDFIECNNMTLINLVLKLLGPIHERNLTVIMLMIQVMGSAAAFGIRYHLVRLFYDV, encoded by the exons ATGCCTGAAAACATGACACCGATACCCATCCTTCCGCTGATTATCAACTGTTTCATGTCTGCTTTCGGCTGCATGATGACACTCAAGCTCATTCCCGCTTTCAAAGATCATTTCATCTCAGCTCGGCTGTACGGAATGGACCTAAACAAAACAATCAAGAAGGAAGT ACCAGAGTCTCAAGGAGTCATCAGTGGAACAGTCTTCCTCATCATCCTCTTCTGCTTCATCCCAGTGCCTTTCCTCAGCTGCTTCGTAGGAGATCAGTGCATGGGCTTCCCACATGACGAG TTTGTACAGCTGATCGGTGCGCTTCTGGCCATCTGTTGCATGATCTTCTTGGGCTTCGCTGACGACGTGCTGAACCTGCGGTGGAGACACAAGCTCCTTCTTCCCACCATGGCTTCTCTGCCGCTGCTTATGGTCTACTTTACCAACTTTGGCAATACGGTCATTGTGGTGCCCAAGCCCTTCAGAGCCCTGCTTGGGCTGCACCTGGATCTTG GTATTCTCTACTATGTTTACATGGGAATGCTCGCAGTTTTCTGCACAAATGCCATCAACATTTTAGCAGGCATCAACGGCATCGAGTCGGGTCAAGCGCTGTTTATCTCCGGCTCCATCATCATTTTCAACCTGCTGGAGCTCAGTG GGGATTACCGTGATGACCACGTTTTCTCCCTCTACTTCATGATACCGTTCTTCTTCACCACATTAGCACTTTTTTACCACAACTG GTACCCCTCGTCTGTGTTTGTGGGAGACACGTTCTGCTACTTTGCCGGGATGACCTTCGCTGTAGTTGGCATCCTGGGACACTTCAGCAAAACAATGCTGCTGTTCTTCATTCCTCAAGTGGTTAACTTTGTCTACTCCTTGCCTCAGCTTTTTCACGTAATCCCCTGCCCTAGGCATCGACTTCCTAG ACTGAATCCAGACACTGGCAAACTGGGGATGAGCTACtctaaatttaaaatgaaagacCTCTCAAAATTGGGACAGCTTATTCTGAAG GTGGCAGAGTTATTGAAGCTGCTCGAGGTGCGGCGAGCTCAGGAGGGAGATGATGATTTTATAGAGTGCAACAACATGACTTTAATAAATCTGGTTCTAAAACTACTGGGACCCATCCATGAGAGAAACCTGACGGTCATCATGCTCATgatacag GTGATGGGCAGCGCAGCAGCTTTTGGGATCCGTTATCACCTGGTGCGTCTCTTCTATGACGTCTAG
- the c2cd2l gene encoding phospholipid transfer protein C2CD2L isoform X1 has product MELQELSWLCLVGLFLASLLIVLRWLVQYWLTVLRLWKSRKTAKEARRETAWQQQQQVFLKQPLQSQAGGVWGFLLSLRSGKDGGPASEAGVKGLLTSLFSFKSFREHWQRTWVNALNKQACRHGSSLQITFDSTLQLTAASEIESVTCTDQSANQMVLHCKCRVDTLTFPVTVTQQSPAAVSMDTYQITTAPMVAKVVVRLEEVEDEGLLISWTLSKQPSFSLTVSPCKQKRRGADGEADPDTIKGMVEDTLFSTQPAMVLNLKTCVSSPLSPVDHLSVGLNSAAQSVLVRRLLLRQLRVTLNKGQWSRSGELCCVLNLDQPSAERKTHFLPAPTNPNAALEWREEISLELGPETKELRIRLLERTGMREQFLPGHASIALNVQCKIPTGQKSLSISPGHGLAPNATITTELLYMETEEPRSSQNALLLRSSVTPTKKVDVDRTIMPDGTIVTTVTTVQSRLKLDRSPGDSPMRSPSKVEVTEKKATVLSDGSGSSPNPSRSSRLSNGLDPVAETAIRQLTESASKAARKTPTKRSTLIISGVSKVPLTEDNCALSSSYAAAMDAAMHGNHYRAGHHQDPDETTPSDVSERPSVEDVESDTGSAGALETRSLKDHKVGFLQSGTKLLFRRRHREKESCLSQSHEDISNMGNNFAAAAPSISRKKSGSFSRRIIKRFSFRSSGKSKGKAPASNGGASSVDN; this is encoded by the exons ATGGAGCTCCAGGAGTTGAGCTGGCTGTGTTTGGTGGGTCTTTTCTTAGCCTCCTTGCTCATTGTGCTCAGATGGCTGGTCCAGTACTGGCTGACTGTACTGCGTCTGTGGAAATCCAGGAAGACTGCCAAGGAAGCCAGAAGAGAGACAgcctggcagcagcagcagcaggtcttcCTCAAACAACCCCTCCAGAGCCAGGCTGGGGGCGTGTGGGGCTTCCTGCTGAGTCTCCGCTCAGGCAAGGATGGAGGACCCGCATCTGAAGCTGGAGTTAAAGGCTTGTTGACCTCTCTGTTCTCATTCAAGTCCTTCAGGGAGCACTGGCAGAGAACCTGGGTCAACGCGCTGAACAAGCAGGCTTGCAGGCATGGG AGCTCCCTCCAGATAACTTTTGACAGCACTCTCCAGTTAACCGCTGCCTCTGAGATAGAAAGTGTGACCTGCACTGACCAATCAGCAAACCAAATG gttttacactgtaaatgtCGAGTGGACACTCTGACATTTCCTGTGACGGTCACCCAGCAGTCACCAGCGGCCGTTTCCATGGACACCTATCAGATCACTACAGCACCAATGGTGGCAAAG GTGGTGGTGCgcctggaggaggtggaggacgaGGGTCTGCTGATATCCTGGACTCTTTCCAAGCAGCCATCGTTTTCTCTGACCGTGTCCCCGTGCAAGCAGAAGAGACGG GGCGCTGATGGAGAGGCAGACCCGGACACGATCAAAGGAATGGTAGAAGATACTCTTTTCAGCACTCAGCCAGCCATGGTCCTCAACCTCAAGACTTGTGTGTCCAGTCCTTTG TCCCCAGTGGACCATCTCTCAGTAGGACTGAACTCTGCAGCACAGAGTGTCTTGGTGAGACGGCTCCTCCTCCGGCAGCTCAGGGTGACTTTAAACAAAG GCCAGTGGTCCAGATCAGGGGAGCTGTGCTGTGTCCTGAACTTGGACCAACCCTCTGCAGAGAGGAAAACCCACTTCCTGCCTGCGCCCACCAACCCCAATGCTGCCCTCGAATGGAGAGAAGAAATATCTCT AGAGCTGGGCCCAGAGACCAAAGAGCTCAGAATAAGGCTTCTGGAGCGGACTGGAATGAGAGAAC AGTTTCTTCCGGGTCACGCCTCCATCGCCTTGAACGTCCAATGCAAAATCCCAACGGGACAGAAAAGCCTGTCCATAAGCCCCGGCCACGGCTTGGCACCAAACGCTACCATCACTACTGAG CTGCTCTACATGGAAACCGAGGAGCCTCGCAGTTCCCAGAATGCTTTACTGCTCCGCTCCTCAGTCACCCCCACCAAGAAAGTCGATGTCGACCGAACCATCATGCCAGACGGAACCATCGTCACTACGGTCACGACTGTTCAGTCTCGCCTCAAACTGGACCGCAGCCCAG GTGACTCCCCCATGCGTTCCCCATCTAAAGTAGAGGTGACTGAGAAGAAAGCCACCGTCCTGTCTGACGGCAGCGGCAGCAGCCCCAACCCGAGCC GGAGCAGTCGCCTCTCTAACGGCCTGGATCCCGTTGCAGAGACGGCCATTCGGCAGCTGACGGAGTCTGCATCCAAAGCGGCGCGGAAAACGCCAACGAAAAGGAGCACGCTGATCATCTCCGGTGTGTCAAAG GTTCCACTCACAGAGGATAACTGTGCGTTATCCAGCAGCTATGCGGCAGCCATGGACGCAGCCATGCATGGCAACCATTACAGGGCGGGCCACCACCAGGACCCAGATGAAACCACACCTTCTGACGTGTCTGAGCGTCCTTCTGTGGAAGATGTGGAGTCGGATACTGGTTCTGCTGGTGCCTTGGAAACACGCAGCCTCAAGGATCATAAGG TGGGCTTCCTACAGAGCGGCACAAAGCTGCTGTTCCGCAGGAGGCATCGAGAGAAGGAGTCCTGCCTCAGCCAGTCCCACGAGGACATCTCCAACATGGGCAACAACTTCGCCGCCGCCGCCCCAAGCATCAGCCGTAAAAAGTCTGGCAGCTTCTCCCGTCGTATCATCAAGCGCTTCTCTTTCCGCTCGTCGGGCAAATCAAAGGGCAAAGCTCCTGCCAGCAATGGAGGAGCGAGCTCTGTGGATAACTGA